A region from the Corticium candelabrum chromosome 14, ooCorCand1.1, whole genome shotgun sequence genome encodes:
- the LOC134189796 gene encoding OCIA domain-containing protein 1-like — MSAKQETDRGGLNQVPGRLKFTPEEVAVLRRCRFDSTVYRGLPAGIASAYVVRTLCRSGVFGNLGKRFPAVLWSSALGIGFYAGVASYQQACFDQIMKLENSTLAEQLRARERIKRGDVPLDSSPSLLQSSKSERHVHTPSEMEMLTPQADAYDPPPDTYQNYSTQTDLLSEKESESIKAKRSTSFDEIRAQHRRQRGEQYSRIPPQDVQSPSSSHVQNNSRRDHQNDRIPITSNNKYGDVGWE; from the exons ATGAGTGCAAAGCAAGAAACTGATAGAGGAGGTTTGAATCAAGTTCCAGGACGTTTGAAG TTTACACCTGAAGAAGTTGCTGTCCTCCGTCGCTGCCGTTTTGATTCTACAGTCTACAGAG GGCTTCCAGCGGGGATTGCAAGCGCCTACGTCGTGAGAACTTTGTGTCGTTCTG GTGTTTTTGGTAATCTTGGCAAGAGATTTCCGGCTGTCCTGTGGTCAAGCGCTTTGGGTATTGGTTTCTATGCTGGTGTAGCTTCCTACCAGCAAGCTTGTTTCGACCAGATTATGAAGTTAGAAAACTCAACTTTGGCTGAACAACTTCGTGCACGCGAAAG GATAAAGAGAGGGGATGTTCCATTGGATTCTAGCCCATCTCTTCTACAGTCATCAAAGTCAGAAAGACATGTTCATACACCTTCAGAGATGGAAATGTTGACACCACAAGCTGATGCCTATGACCCTCCACCTGATACCTATCAGAACTACTCAACACAGACTGATTTACTTTCTGAGAAAGAATCGGAAAGCATCAAGGCAAAGCGCTCAACTTCATTTGATGAAATACGAGCCCAGCATAGGCGACAGCGAGGTGAACAATATAGCAGAATTCCACCACAGGATGTACAATCTCCATCCAGCAGTCATGTACAAAATAATTCTCGTCGTGACCACCAGAATGACC GTATTCCAATCACAAGTAATAACAAGTATGGTGATGTTGGCTGGGAATAG